In Balaenoptera acutorostrata chromosome 3, mBalAcu1.1, whole genome shotgun sequence, the genomic stretch TGGCCGTACATTAGATTCCTAATTCCTAATGTATTAGGCCGTACATTTTAGTCCCTCCTACTTCTTAATGGCTTTGGGCAATTACTTTTTCTGAGCTACAtcagtaaaataaggataatgataGCCACCGCCTACAGGTGTGAAAACTAAATGAACGAAGAGATTGACACATGCAAGGCcctcaaatttattttccttactcAAATTTTAAACCCCTGAAATATAACTTCTGCTCTAACAACTGCTGAAACAAGCTATTTCAAAGGACACTTAATGATTTATAATCACCAAATCCAATGATCTGTTCTAATGCTTAGatgtatgtttaaaaaagaagcaaagtacacagacacacacacacacagcctcccctTGACCACACTCTagccaggctcctctgagccctttcTCCACTGGGCCTTACCTTACCTTTATAGGCCTTTCTCCACTAGGCCTATAAAGAGGTGGAACAAGCACCACACAGTTCCACCCTAGGCTGTCCATAGCCCCCTTAAAATATCTGCCTGGGAAAGCTCAAGGCCGCCAAAAGAATTTACCGTTTCTTCCAGCCAGCACTTGAAGGCAGGATCTCTGGCTCCCAGCCTCTGTGGAAGGATAGGAGCTTAACTTCCATTAGCACCAGTTAACAAACCTGGATGGGTTTCACGTGGACCAAACCTTccagcttttttcacttaatttttcactttcctgactCTACTGAGCCTCCACTCACCGCCCTCTTCCTATCCTCTCACTCTCCTCTTAAAAGGCCAGTCACTTTTGTCCAAATCAAAGTTGGGTTTAATTCACACTGGATTCTTTCCCTAATACAATACATAGTATATTACTGAATAAAATCTGTCCTTAGCACTTTACTGTCCAGCTGTGTTTGTCTTTAAACAAAgttatgtacatacacatacacgcacatacatatatatatatggcatatatatatggCAATTTAGGCTGGGCTTGCATGAGTCTCTGCTCCACTTGGGGTCATCTGCAACAGGTCCAAGGCTGGGGACTTGAATTATCAGAAGGTGCTCTCACTCACAAGTCTGGCATttgatgctggctgtcagctAAGACCTCAGCAGAAGCTGTCAGCTCCAACATCTCCACGTGGCTTCTCCATGTGGCCTGGGCTTCcccacaacatggcagctggttaCCAAGGCATGTCCTTGGAAGTGACCCAGCATCACTTTCAGTGCATTGCATTTATAGAGGCAGCCACAAAGTCTTGCTCAACTtcaagagggaagggaaatagactccacctcCAGATGGGGATGTGGTAAGATTCTGGAAGAGCTTGTGGGACACAAAATACGGCTCTGGCCTTTTGGAAAATGCAATCTGCCATAATCATCACTGCACATCCTGTGACTTCATTCTTCTCTCATTCTACTTTGTTTTAGTCATTTTCATACTTGCCTAATCTCCCCTAGTACACCATAAACTTCTGGATAGCAGGGAGggtcttatttaatttttgtatcattttcagtTACCTGCAAGTGTTTGACTTAAATACAGTTTTGACACTAGATTGTGAACTAATTTCGTGAATCCTGTCAATGAAGATGAACTAAATTGAAAATCTAATtgacagaaggagaagagtggCCTgtacctctctctcttttttttttctttaacttttatttgcatttattatttgcgGCATTTATTCCCGGGccataagtttttgtttcttcagtttcttctgggatatatttttcttctgggCAACCTCCTCTTCTGCTTTAGGaacaatctgttctttttcagtaagGATCATCTCAGTGTGGCAGGGAGAGCTCGTGTATGGGTTGATCCGACCATGAGCTCTGTAAGTCCTGCACCGCATCGTGCGGGCTTTGTTCGCCTGGATTTGCTCAATGACCAGAGAATCTACATCTACGCCCTTAAGATCAGCCTTACTCTCTGCGTTTTTGAGCATGTGCAGTAAAAATTCAGCACTCTTTTTGGGCCACCGACCCTGGGTCCAGCCCCACTCTTTGGCCTGGGCACACCTGCCAACTCCACCTTTGTAACAACAGAATGGCACACATTGCTTCTTTAAAGTGACATCCTTCAGATACTTGGTGGCCTTTCGGATATGCATACCCTTAATGGCCTGGGCAGTTTCACGAGTGTTCTTAAAGTGAACACGAAGAGTTGAACCTCTTGACTTGcatgattttgtggggttttctgggTCAAGTGAATAGTGAACCATTTTTAGAGGTCACCTCAGGCCCCTTACCAGAAAAGTTCTCTCTTTACTACCTGTCTCTGGGACAGCTCTCTGGTTCAAGGAAAAGCCTGGGAACAAGCTGGGAATATACCCTAGATAACTTTTGTGAATTCCCTTTCCAAGATTCTTCAGTCTTTCTGCTACTACTTGCCACTCAAGACTTTTCCTTGCATAACCACAAGACGCCACCTAATCTACATCTATCAGGAATATCACTCTATCATGACCTTCCACCTTGTTTTAAGCACATTCAGCAAGACTCTCTCTCTGCACATAAAATACTTTGTCTTCTCAGATTATTAGTCCATTGAGGACGGTGGGCAACccattttctctaaatttcatGTGTTTCTAATGTCCAGAACAATGCCATATATGCAACACGTGTTCAATAAACTATTTATTGAGGAAATACCATTCTACTCCTACAGGATcatttcttatctttgttccattATAGCTGGTTCTTCATATGAGTCAGAGAAGACACAGGGAAACAACACTAAAGTAGTATACCTTTATTAAAAGTTTGCTAAAATTAACTGATTTTGCAACTGGCCGTGTGGAACTAACAGTCTGCTTTAGATTGTGCTTTATCAGATTTAAATACAAACATGACAGTGAATTACTACTTCCATAGAATAATTTAGGAATTGTCTACTTGTGTAATCGTGTGTTACAAATATTGAGGATTTAAACATTTTGTccaaattttccaaaaatttaatAGTTTTAGCCTGAATCCTCTGAGAAGCTGAAAAATGTAAACCAAATATCCAAGTACATCTAAGAGAAATTAGGTAAAGCTTTTGGAACCTCAAGACCCAAGTCttgattctttctttccttctttctttaaatctaagtatagttgatttacaatgtttcaggtgtacagcaaagtgattcaatatcatatatacatacatatatatattctttttcagattcgtttccattatggtttattataggatattgaatacagttccctgtgctatagagcaggaccttgttgtttatctattttatatatagtagtgtatatccattaatcccaagctcctaatttatctctcccccaccccctttcccctttggtaaccataaatttgttttccaggtctgtgagtctatttctgttttgtaaataagttcatttgtatcatattttaattccacatataagtgatatcatatggtatttgtctttctctgaccaaAAGTCTTGATTCTTAATCTATGACTTCCTTCCTTTGTAACCCTTAATTGCTAaaaccatatttcttttttttttttatatacatacacacatatatatgtgtgtgtgtatgtgcaattctaggtaattttttttaaatttatttatttatccatctatgactgtgttgggtcttcatttctgcgcgagggctttccccagttgtggcaagcgggggccactcctcattgcggtgcgcgggcctctgactatcgcggcctctcttgttgcggagcacaggctccagacgcgcaggctcagtaattgtggctcacgggcccattcgctctgtggcatgtgggatcttcccacaccagggctcgaacccgtgtcccctgcattggcaggcggattctcaaccactgcgccaccagggaagccccatatttctTCAATTTTGCAAAAGTGATACTGTTTCTATTGCCAGccgaggaatttttttaaataataaaacttcaaaGGTAATACAGTCAGCCCGAAAACGGCTATACTTTAGAATATTTTTGCTTACAGTATGTGTatggaaaatataggaaaactgAGCAAAATTGttcttataaaaaagaaaacttgggggacttccccggcggtccagtggttcagactctgtGCTTCTAGCATAGATTTATATTAATGGGATATTAATACCacattatcaatttttaaaatattttactttattactgATATATTTATCCCATTCTTTATTATGTGAGTATTTGATTTGGAATTCTTCAAATGGCCTCTTCCTGCAAGGTAATTCAAAATGCTGATCCACGTTGCAGTGGTGATTGAGAGTAAGGTTAAGATACAGAAGACATTTCACGGCTCAAGTTGGAGATGTAACAGGAAACAGACTcgtgaggtgtaaagttagaaaTGTGGAGAGatctcaactaaaaaaaaaatctggttttcCATCTCATTTTGTGCTCAgacttttgaaatgttttaactCAAGAAACAGAGAGATCTGAAAAACAAATGACactgtgcttttattttctttctagttcaatataaaacactgataacCGTTCTCATTAAACAGACCTTTGTAATTTTACTGGTTGACATGCGTGGCACTAAGTTACATGATTTATAAGGCTTGCACTAAGTTACATGATTTATAAGGCTTGGCGAAGGAAGAAAGCATTCACATGTATAGGAATAAAAGGGATGTGAATATTACAGAAACGGTAAATCAGTACACTAATGTACACGTTTAAGATGTGAATCACGAATCTACTGCTGTGGCCAGAACAACCTATACATTGATTCTGAAAGACATTAAAAGTTGCCAGTAAAAGTGGAGAGGGTGTTACAGGGCCCCAGTACTTCCCCCATTTCTGAGAAAAACAGTGTCCCAGCATGAGAATGGTACATGGTAGTGCTCTGCAGCACCAAGCCATGTAAATGTACACAGTTTGCTGATATTTAGTTATACTTCCAGTTATAAGCTTAATTTCAGAATAAGGGAGTGAGTTGGTGACCTCTAGAAATCCAGAAAGTGCCTGATGTTGGGAAGTTCCCGCTATCAAAGTTAAAGTGATCCTTAACTATCACAAATTAATATCATATGACAGCAGGGATTTTTAGAGGCAAGGCTGATGATCAACCAGGGGCTGAAATCCCCATATCAGACACCCagagttaattaaaaatattaaggtaTCGCGGCAAGaacaatttaaggaaaaaaaaaaagatactatggCAAAGTAGACCACAAATCAATTTCATCGTAACTATAACTCAGCTTAATAATACTGCactaaaggatcatacacccggAGGTTTATATTTAATAAGACCTATATTTAAGGATAATGGGTAAAATAGTGATCATGAAGAACACAAATCAGGAATAATACAGTTTTGCTATAGTGTTTGGTGAAACACTTTTCACAGTGGCTGGAAAGCAGTACCAGAGATgacataaattgaaaatataggTAGTCAAGGACTttgaataaaaaagggaaaattcatGAAAGTCACATGTGTCAAGAAAATAGGGAGGTAATGTTGAGGTAATCCCTATGCAGCTATAAGTTCAGACTCAAGAACTTTTCCTGGGTATATCCAGTTAACTAGAAAGAGTCGAGTCTGGAAACATCTGGATAAGGACCTAGCTCTACAACCCACACAGGTCTAACAAAATATAACACTATGGTACTTTTAAGGACAAAAGTGACTTGTGGGATTCACGTCTTGATGAACAATTCCTTTGGCTGTTCCATGTATTCTAGATTAACCTCTCCTCTGTCCTCATCAATCCCAACATCTTCGAGGAATACATTCTTTTTGTGGCACCTAAtggaaggaggagagagtggAGGAGGCGagcctttctttttatggcagttTTCTTACAAGGAAGTAGTGTTTCTTCGAAGGGCATCATTTGGTGAAGGTCTTGGCGAGGACTTCTTCATGCTGCTGTAGATGAACACTGCCGATTCCTACAGCAGGTACCGGCAACGCGGGTCGGCTCACCAGACGGAGCTAGCGTTGGagcagaaaagaaatacaatgacATTTGGACTAGATCCGAGCTCTGCTTAGCTCACCCAGGGATGTGCATGTATTTCTCTGTTAAAGTTGTTTAACTAGAAATCACCTTTTTGGAAAATAATGTGTTACATAAAATAGATTGCAGGGAGATCTATGTCACAACTGAAAACTAAATTCCAGGCATGACAAGGTGAGACATATTCTGGAATCTGTCCTATTCTTAGGACAGATTGGTTGGTTTTAGCTGTAGAGTTGGTTTTAGCTGTAGAGTTTCCTAAATTAGAACTATTTACAGGTGAAAATTATTTGAGTGCTGTAAACTGGTATTAAGTGACCTGAGTTTTAATCAAAGCAGAATAGAAAGATAAACAGAAGCACAACTGTTCTTCTCCTTGTTTTCCTCTTCCTAAAACATAACAAAGAATTTGGCCTCCGACGTCTACCAGCTTTGCAGGTGGGCCTGGAATAAGTGTTATTATAAAACCAGCCGGCTCATCGCTCTCCTCCCCCGGGGCGTGGATACTGGCCTTTGGGACAAGAATGCTGAGTAGGCTAATGGGAAAGGTAGACAACAGGT encodes the following:
- the LOC103015994 gene encoding 60S ribosomal protein L17-like, with the protein product MVHYSLDPENPTKSCKSRGSTLRVHFKNTRETAQAIKGMHIRKATKYLKDVTLKKQCVPFCCYKGGVGRCAQAKEWGWTQGRWPKKSAEFLLHMLKNAESKADLKGVDVDSLVIEQIQANKARTMRCRTYRAHGRINPYTSSPCHTEMILTEKEQIVPKAEEEVAQKKNISQKKLKKQKLMARE